The sequence AAAGCAACAGAAATAACAGCGCGCCGTAATTGAGATTTAATATTATAATCTTCTTCTTTTGGCAATGAAGCGGCTATTTTGTAAATACGTTTTATCAAGTCTACAGATTCTTTCCAAATTTCTAAATTTTTATACATAATATTTAATATTTTTTTACTAAATTTCCAAACTTCTAAGCCCTCTAAACTTCTATTTTATCCTTAACAACGCCCAGGGTGAAGCTTTTTATGAAAGTGTCTTCAACCCATTTAATTGAATCAAGAGGCGTCATGCCCCAATCTACGGGACAGTTGGAAATAACTTCTACAAGTGAAAAACCTTTGCCGTCAATTTGGCATTGGAACGCTTTTTTTATGGCTTTTTTTGCGTTGATAATATTTTTAGGATTATAAATTGAAACTCTTTCTAAATATGTTGTGCCTTCAAGCGTTGCAAGAAGTTCGCAAAGTTTTATAGGGTAACCTTCTCTCTTGGGGTCTCTTCCGAAAGGCGTGGTTTCCGTAACTTGACCTATAAGCGTTGTGGGCGCCATCTGTCCGCCGGTCATGCCGTAGTTGGCGTTGTTTACAAAAATTATCGTTATGTTTTCGCCTCGGTTTGCGGCGTGGATAGTTTCCGCCATTCCTATTGCGGCTATGTCTCCGTCGCCTTGATAAGTGAAAACAAATTTATCCGGATTAGTTCTTTTTATTCCCGTGGCTACCGCCGGAGGGCGTCCGTGAGGGGCTTCCGTTACGTCAAAATTAAAATAGTCGTAAGCAAAAACCGCGCAGCCTACAGGAGCTACCGCTATTGTTTTTTCGCGAACGCCAAGCTCGTCTATGCATTCGGCGACAAGGCGATGAATTATTCCGTGCCCGCATCCGGGGCAGTATGATAAAGAGGCTTCTTTAAGCGATTCGGGTTTTGACAGTATTTTATTCATAATATAACCTTCATTTTTTTGTTTTTGCTTTTGTCTTTACCAAGCTTTCAAACTTCTCAACTTCCAAGCTTCATTTTCTTTATTTTTTCTAAAATTTCTTTTTCGTTTACTATGCCGCCGCCCGCTTTGCCGAAAAATTCAACCTGCGTTTTTCCGTTTACCGCAAGACGGACGTCTTCAACCATCTGTCCGTGACTTAATTCTACGGTTAAAAATTTTGCTTTGGAATCTGCAAGTTTTGCAATGGCTTGCGAGGGGAAAGGCCATAAAGTTTGAGGTCTTAAAAGCCCTGCCTTTACGCCTTCTTTTCTTGCAAGTTTTACCGCGGATTTTGCAATTCTTGACGATATTCCGTAAGCTACTACTACAACTTCCGCATCTCCTGTTTCGTAAGACTCGCAGCGAACTTCATTTTTTGAAATTTCAGCGTATTTTTTTTGCAGCTTTATATTATGATTTTCCAACGCGCCGTCTTTCATTAAAAGCGATTGCACCGAACGCGGCTCTCTTTGCGCGCATCCCGTAAGCGCCCAGCTTTTTTCGCCGAATTCTTTTTTATCGGGTCTGTTAAATTCTACGGGTTCCATCATTTGCCCTACTATTCCGTCGGAAAGAATCATTACGGGTATTCTGTATTTTTCGGCTAAATCAAAAGCGTCGTAAGCGGTTTCATACATTTCCTGCGCGCTGTTGGGGGCAAAAACCACTAATTTATAATCGCCGTGGCCGCCGCCTTTTACCGCCTGAAAATAATCAGCCTGAGAACCTGAAATATTTCCAAGTCCCGGTCCGCCTCTTTGAACGTTTACAATTAACGCAGGCAACTCCATACCCGCCATATAAGAAATTGCTTCTTGCTTTAAAGAAATTCCGGGAGACGATGACGATGTCATTGCTCTTTTACCGGTTACAACCGCGCCCATAACCATATTTGCCGACGCTATTTCAGATTCGCCCTGAATAAAAACTCTTCCGAGTTCAACCATTTTTCTTGAAAGGTATGCCGGGATTTCATTTTGGGGGGTAATAGGATAACCGAAATAAGCGTGAAGTCCTGCGGCAATGGCGCCTTCGCACAAAGCTATGTTTCCCTTAATAAGTTTCTTTGACATTATTTGTAAACCTCTATGCATACGTCGGGACAAACAAGATAACAAAATCCGCAGCCTATGCACGCGTCTTGTTTTTCAAACGTTGCCCAATGATAGCCCGCTTTATTGAACTCTTTTGAAAAAGCCAAACACTGCTTAGGACATGCGTTTATGCAAAGCGAGCACCCTTTGCATTTTTCGTTGTTTATTTCTACTTTTGGCATAATTTACCTTATATATATGTATTTGAATGAGGGTATTCTATGATTTTTAACGCTTTAAGTCAACTTGCGCTTAATCAATAAATATAGTATAATCCTGACAACTTATTTATATAGGTGATGGGCGGATGGCGGAACTGGCAGACGCACAGGACTTAAAATCCTGAGGCTCGCAAGAGCCGTGAGGGTTCAATTCCCTCTCCGCCCATTTTTCTTTTTGCTTCGTCTTTTGAGTTTATACTGCGTCAGAGCCTCGCTCATTTACGTTTAAGTAAACTTTACTCGGCTCTTCCTTGTCTAAACTCAAAATACTTCGCAAAAATTTGTTGGATCTTTTGAGTTTATACTGCGTCAGAGCTTCGCTCATTTACATTTGAGTAAACTTTACTCGGCTCTTCCTTGTCTAAACTTAAAATACTTCGCAAAAATTTGTTGGATCTTTTGAGTTTATACTGCGTCAGAGCCTCGCTCATTTACGTTTAAGTAAACTTTACTCGGCTCTTCCTTGTCTAAACTCAAAATACTTCGCAAAAATTTGTTGGATCTTTTGAGTTTATACTGCGTCAGAGCTTCGCTCATTTACATTTGAGTAAACTTCACTCGGCTCTTCCTTGTCTAAACTTAAAATACTTCGCAAAAATTTGCTTCGTCTTTTGAGTTTGTGCTGCGTTGCACGCCTCCTCACGTGCATTTAGCACGCTTCGTCGGCGTGCGCCTTGCCTAAACTCAAAATACTTCGCAAAAAGTTAACTTAAAGGAAGCTATGCGTAAAAATAAAAAAAGCGTTCTTGTGGATTTTAGTTCTATAGAAAAAAATCTTGAGAAATTAAAAATAAAAAATCGCGGCGTATCGCCTATTGAGACGGATAAAATAGTGGGCAGTTTAAGCCGCTATAACGATTTTTCCGAAAATTTAATACCAAACAGAGACGGCGACGGGTTAAGGTATTCAAATATTAAAAACGGAATGCTTAACGGTATAAATTTTCCGCCGATACAGGTTTATAAAGTTTTAGACAGCTACTTTATTATAGACGGGCATCACAGACTTATGGCTGCAACCGAACTCTTCAACGCAAAATATATAGATGCGGAAGTTTTGGAAGTTCAGTTTGAGTTTGATATATCGGCAAATAAAAAATATTCTTACAATACCGAAAGCGCAAAAAAGTTTTTAATAAAACTTGAAGAGCATTCTTTCGTTGAAAAAACGTATATGTCAAACGATATTTTAATTCATCCTCTTAAAGTTACCGAATTCGGCAGTTACGCCAGACTTTACAGCGAGATAGAAGATTATAAAAAGAACTGTTCCGAATGCGAGCTTCACAGAAAACCTGTTATTTTTGCTTCTTTCGGGTGGTATGAAAAACGTTTTCTTCCGGCTCTTGAGGTTATGAAAAAGGAAAACGTTCTTGCTGGTTTTCCTCACAGAACATATACCGATCTTTACGTTTGGATTTCCAACCATAAATATTTCTTAAGCCAGAAAGCCGGTTATGACGTAGGCTTTGATTTTACCGCTCATGATTTTTTTACAAAATATAAAAAAGCCGGATTTATTTCTATGGCTCCGTCAAAAATAAAAAACTTTTTTAAATTTATAAAAAAACTTGCGGGTAAAAAATAATGAAAATACTTGCGGTTGCCGATGTTGAAGATATTTCTCTTGAAAAGCGTCTTGAATCCGGCGGCAAAAAGTTTGAAGAAACCGATTGCATAATTTCCTGCGGGGACTTGCCGGTAAAGTATCTTGAATTTGTAACCGACTCCTTAAACAAGAGTTTTTTCTTTGTTTCGGGGAATCATTTTGTAAACCAGTTCTACGAAGACGTTTTTAAATCTAAAAAACTTGTTGCAAAACTTTACGGCGGCAAAGGGCAAAAACATAAATTCGGCGGCATAGACATGCACGCAAGAGTTGAGGTTTTCGGAGACTATATCCTTGCCGGCTTTGGCGGAGCCATGAGATATAATCCCGGCGCGTTTCAGTTTACCGAAAGCGAAATGACCCGCCTTGTAAAAAAAGTTATCTTTAAAATAAGAGTCTTGCGTTTTTTTGATTTTCTCTTTTTAAGAAAGCGGAAAGATATAGTAGTTCTTTCGCACGCTCCCGTTGCAGGCATACACGATAAAGAAGATAATTGCCACAAAGGCTTTGCGTGCTTTAGGGACTTTATATTTAAGATAAAGCCCGTTCTTTGGCTTCACGGACACGTTCACCCTGAAGGTCAGCGTAAAAAACCGCAGCAAACTTATCTTATAGATACTCTTGTTCTCAATGTCATACCGTCAAAAATCATTGAAATAGGTAAAAAAGGGAAGATTTTTGTCCGCCAGATTTTTAATAATGGATAACTTTTTATCAATTGCAAATATTTAAGTTGTTATAGCGATTGACTTTTTAGCGGTAGTTTGTTAAAATTCTTTTTCAAAAATATATTCGTTTTGCAGAGCGCCATTAGCTCAATTGGTAGAGCAAACGACTCTTAATCGTTAGGTTATAGGTTCAAGTCCTATATGGCGCATTTTATACTTCGTCTTTTGAGTTTATGCTGCGTTGCGCTCCTGCTCACGTGCGTTTGCACGCTTCACAGTCGTGCGCCTTGTCTAAACTCAAAATACTTCGCATAAAAACGTTTCGTTATTGTGGAGTGTTTAATCTTTTTTATTGTTGAAATGCGGCCGTGGCGGAATTGGCAGACGCGTATGGCTTAGGACCATATACCGCAAGGTGTGGGGGTTCAAGTCCCTCCGGCCGCAAAAATGCTTCGTCTTTTGAATTTTGAGCTGCGTTGCAGCGCTCGTCATTTAGGTTTTGCCTAAATTTCCTCGCGCTGCGCCTTGTCAAAATTCAAAATACTTCGCATTTTTTGTATAGTATAGTTTTTTATATAGCTATTATATATAGGTATCAAAAGAATATCATTAAAAGGGAGCTTTAAATGTCTCAGGAAAGTAAGAAGATTGATTATAAGTCAAGCGTTGTTACCAAAAAATCTTGTTCAATTACAATAGATGTTGAGGTTTCTGCGGATATTGCGGCTAAAGAAATTGAGGCGGCATACGGTTTAATACAGAAGCAGGCTAAAATTGACGGGTTTAGACACGGAAAGGCTCCTATTTCGGTAGTGAAAGAAAAGTTTTCAAAAGAAGCTAAAGACAGAGCTGTTGAAAATGTAGTTAAAGCTACAGTTTTTGACGCGCTTACAAAAGAAAATTTTACGCCTATAGATTTTCCCGTTGTTGACGAATTTGATTACGAGCTTGGGCAGGTTTTCAAATATCGTTTCAGCGCGGAATGCCACCCTGTCGTAGAAATTAAAGATTACAAAGAAATTCCGGTAAAAAAAGAAATATTTAAAGTTACCGATAAAAGTCTTGCGCAAAGCCTTGACGCGTTAAGAGACAGAAACGCGAAACTTGTTCCTTCAAAAACGGGCGTTGTTAAAGAAGACAGTTTTGTGTCCGTAGATTACGATGCTTTTGATAAAGACGGCAACGCGATACCTTCAATAAATGCAAAAAATCATCTTTTGGATTTAGGTTCGCAAGATACCGTTAAAGGTTTTCAGAAAGCTTTAAAAGGCGCGAAAATCGGCGATGAAGAAGACGCAAAAGTAGAGTATCCGGCTGATTACCCTAACAAAACGCTTGCCGGAAAAACCGTAACTTTTAAAACTAAAGTTGTAGAAATAAAAGAAAAAGAGCTTCCGGAGCTTAACGACGATTTTGCAAAAGATTTAGGCGCGGAAAACCTTGAAGATTTAAAGAAAAAAGTTACCGAAGCCGTTGAAGCGGAAGAAAAACGTCGTCAGGATATTGACGTTGAAAAGCAGGTAATGGATTATCTTTTATCAAAAAATAAATTTGACGTTCCTAAAACTCTTGTTGACGGACAGAAACAGACTTTGGTTGAAAGAATGGCGCAATACATGAAAAATCAGGGCGCTCCGCAGGAATATATAAACAAGCAGGCGGAACTCGGCGATAAAAAATTTGAAGAAGAAGCCGAAAGAACCGTCAGGCTTTCTTACATATTAAACGCAATTTACGCAAAAGAAAATCTTACGGTTACCGACGCAGATTTTGAAACCGCAAAGCAAAAAATGAAAGATGAAAATCCTCAAAGAGCGGCCGCGGTGGACAAGTATTTTGCGGAGAAAAAAGAGAACATAGGCATCTCAATAAAAGAAGAGAAGCTTTTTAAATTTCTTTTGGATAACGCTAAAATTAAAGAAGAAGTAAAAGATATGCCGCTTAAAAAAGATTAGCCTGTCTTCGTTAAATACGGGAAAGGAGTTTATGTGAGCGAATTAGACAGAATAAACAGCGATAAAAACGAAATGCCGAAAATTCCGGACACGCTTCCGCTGCTTCCGGTAAGAGAAATAATATTATACCCCGCAATGGTTTTGCCTTTAGCCGTTGGAAGGGATAAGTCTGTTAAAGCTTTGGAAGAAGCCATGGCTTCAAACAGGCTTATATTTGTTGTTACTCAAAAAAATAATCAAATAGAAGATCCGTCGCCGGACGATATTTATTCAATAGGCACGGTCTGCGAAGTGCTTCAGCTTTTAAAAATGCCCGACGGCACTCTTAAAGCGCTTGTAGAAGGAATATCAAGAGCGCAATGGACGGATTTTAAACTCAGCGACAAAGGTTTTATAGAGGTAGGCGTTAACGTTTTTGACGAGAAAATTGAAAAAACGCCCGAAGCCGAAGCTATAATGAGAAGAGCCGTTTCTCTTTTTGAACAGTATGTAAAATTAAACCCCAGAATGCCTATGGACGTTGCCGTGTCCGTGGGAAATATTTCAGACCCCGCAAGACTTGCCGACACAATAGCTTCGCATCTTTCAATAAAAAATAACGATAAACAAATAATTCTTGAACTTGTAAGCCCGGTAGAAAGGCTTGAAAAAATCGTTCAAATTTTAAATGCCGAAATAGAAATATTAAACATTGAAAGAAGAATTCAAAGCAGAGTCCGAAACCAAATAGAAAAAACGCAGAAAGAATATTATCTTACCGAGCAGATGAAGGCTATTCAAAAAGAGCTAAAACAAAAAGACGACGCTCAAAAAGATTTGGAAGAGCTTAAAGAAAAATTAAAAAATACAAAAATGCCAAAACCCGCAAGAGACGCGGCGGAAAAAGAGCTTTCACGTCTTGAAAAGATGATGCCTATGTCTCCGGAAGCTACGGTTATAAGAACGTATCTTGAGTGGATTATAGATTTGCCGTGGGAAAAATCCACGCAGGATAATCTTGATTTAAAAAGAGCCAAAGAAATTTTAGATCAGGATCATTACGGGCTTGAAAAAGTTAAAGACAGAATTTTAGAATATCTTGCCGTTTTGTCCAGAGTAAATAAAATCAAAGGGCCTATACTTTGCTTTATAGGACCTCCCGGCGTGGGAAAAACTTCAATTGCAAAATCCGTTGCAAGAAGTTTGGGCAGAAATTTTGTGAGAATTTCCATGGGCGGCGTGCGCGACGAGGCGGAAATAAGAGGCCACAGACGCACATATATAGGCGCGCTTCCGGGTAAAATTATACAGTCAATGAAAAAAGCCGGGTCAAATAATCCGGTGTTTATTCTTGACGAAATAGATAAAATGGGTTCGGATTGGAGAGGCGACCCGTCGTCGGCTTTGCTTGAAGTTTTAGATCCGGAGCAAAACTACGCGTTTGGCGACCATTATCTTGACGTAGATTTTGATTTGTCAAAAGTTATGTTTATAACTACGGCAAACTCGTTAAGCAATATTCCCACAACGCTGCTTGACCGTCTTGAACTTATAAGATTTTCCGGTTATACCGACGAAGAAAAACGCCGCATTGCCGAGCAGTTTATTCTTCCCAAACAAATAAGCGAACACGGCTTAACGCCGGAAGAAATTATTATTGAAACGGGCGCTCTTGACGCGGTAATTAAAAATTATACGCGCGAAGCGGGCGTTAGAAATTTAACGAGGGAAATTGCAAATCTCTGCAGAAAAATTGCCAAAGATTTGGCTTTTGACAAAAGCGTAAAATCAATAACCGTTACCAAAGAAAACGTAAATAAATATTTAGGCATAGCGTATTTTGAAAGAGAGCGCATTGCGGAAAACGATATAGGCGTGGTTACCGGACTTGCTTGGACGGAAGTAGGCGGGGAAACGCTTACAATAGAAGTAAATAAGATGAAAGGCAAGGGAAGTTTGTCTCTTACCGGAAAGCTCGGCGACGTTATGAAAGAGTCCGCGCAGGCGGCGTTAACGTATGTGCGCTCGTCGGCAAAAAAACTGGGCATTGACGAGAACGTTTTTAAAGAAACGGATTTTCACGTGCACGTTCCGGAAGGTGCGGTTCCTAAAGACGGGCCTAGCGCCGGCATAGCTTTGGCTACCGCTTTGGCGTCGGTGTGCATGAATAAAGCCGTTAAGAAAAAGCTCGCAATGACCGGAGAAGTTACGCTTCGCGGAAGAGTTCTTCCTATCGGGGGGCTAAAAGAAAAAGTTTTAGCGGCATACAGGGAAGGGATTACGACAATTTTATTTCCCGAAGGAAATAAAAAAGATTTAGCTGAAATTCCGGAAGATATAAAAAAGAAAATAGAGATGATACCAGTAGGGCATATGGATGAAGTTATTTCTTTGGCTGTTGAAAATTCATCCGCAAAAAATGCGCCTGTAAAAAAATCTTCATTAAAAAGCAAGTTGTTAAAAATAAAGAAAAATAAAAAAAACGGGGGCAGTAAAAAATGAAAAAACATTATCTTTTAACGCCGGGGCCTACGCCGATTCCGCCTGAAGTTGCTCTTAAAGAAGCTTTGCCGATACTACATCACAGAACAGGCGAGTTTGCCGCGATTTATAAAGACGTGGCGGAAGGTTTGAAATATGTTTTTCAAACCAAAAATGAAGTTTATACCGTTGCAGGTTCGGGAACCGCCACAATGGAAATTGCGGTTGTAAATTTACTTAGCGCAGGCGATGAAATTATAGTTGCAGGCTGCGGAAACTTCGGCGACAGATGGGCAAAAATTGCCCAGAGTTACGGCGTTAAAGTTATTTCCGCTTCCGCGCCGTGGGGAAACGTCGTTAAACCTGCGGAAATTGAAAAAGCGTTGAAAGAAAATCCTAACGTTAAAGCCGTTTACACAACTTTCACCGAAACTTCAACGGGCGTTGTAAACGATATTAAAGCTATCGGCGACATAGTGTCAAAAACTAACGCCGTTTTGGTTGTAGATACAATTTCCGGGCTTGTAGGTCAGGAGTTTAGAACCGACGAATGGAAAGTTGACGTAGCGGTTTCCGGCTCGCAGAAAGGTTTTATGCTTGCTCCGGGGCTTGCGTTTATTACGTTAAGCGAAAAAGCTTGGAAGCTTGCGGAAACTTCAAAACTTCCTAAATTTTATTTTGACATAAAAAAATATAAAAAATCTTACGCAACAAACGAAACGCCTTTTACTCCTCCGGTAACTTTGATAGTTTCTCTTCAGGAATCTATCAGACTTATAAAAGAAAGAGGAATAGAAAATTTGTGGAACGATTATAAACTTCTTGCAAAAGCCGCAAGAGCCGGCATGAAGGCTTTGGGTCTTGAGCTTTACGGCGAAGTGCCTTGCGAAGTTGTTACAAGCGCGCAGGTTCCTGAAGCGATAGGCGGAAAAATAGTTAAAACCCTTCGCGAAAAATACGGCGTTTCAATTGCCGGCGGACAGGGCGACTTGAAAGGAAAAATTATAAGATTTGCGCATATGGGCTATATCGGCAAAGCGGATTTGCTCGTAGGTTTTGCATGTCTTGAAATGGTTTTGACAGAGCTTGGATTGAATGTTGAAAAAGGCAAAGCAGTAGCCGCCGCAGAAACAGAACTTCTGAGAGGATAAGAATGTATAAAATTTTAATGACTTACGACAGCATGGAAGGGTTGGATACTTTAGTTGCTAACAAAGAGTTTAAAATTGAAGTGCACGCAAAACCTTCTGCGGAAGATTTTAAGAAACTTATAAAAGATTACGACGGGCTTTTAATTCGTTCCGAAGTAAAAGTTACCGCGGAAATTATTGAAGCCGCCGAAAAACTTAAATTTATAGGGCGCGCGGGCACCGGCGTTGACAATGTTGACAAAGCCGCGGCTACCCAGAAAGGCATAGTTGTGGCAAACGTTCCCGGCGGAAACACTATTTCCGTGGCCGAACACACAATAGGGCTTATTCTTTCCATGGCAAGAAGTTTGCCAGACGCCGTCGCTTCCATGAAAAATAAAAAATGGGAAAAGAAAAAGTTTATGGGCAATGAACTTTTCGGCAAAACTTTAGGGCTTATCGGTCTTGGAAGAATAGGCACCGAAGTTGCCAAAAGGCTTATATCTTTCGGAATGAAAGTTGTAGCTTACGATCCGTTTGCAAACGCAGATCTTGCAAAAAGCAACGGCATAGAATTAACTTCTCTTGACGACGTTTTCGCAAAAGCGGACTATCTTTCAATTCATTCTCCTCTTACCGACGACACGCGCGGCATGATAAATAACGCCAATATCGCAAAAATGAAAGACGGCGTTAGAATTGTAAACTGCGCGCGCGGAGCAATTATTAACGATAAAGATTTGTCGGAAGCATTAAAGAGCGGCAAAGTTGCAAACGCAGCTCTTGACGTTTTTGTAAAAGAGCCGCCGGAAGACTGG is a genomic window of Endomicrobium proavitum containing:
- a CDS encoding thiamine pyrophosphate-dependent enzyme, which encodes MNKILSKPESLKEASLSYCPGCGHGIIHRLVAECIDELGVREKTIAVAPVGCAVFAYDYFNFDVTEAPHGRPPAVATGIKRTNPDKFVFTYQGDGDIAAIGMAETIHAANRGENITIIFVNNANYGMTGGQMAPTTLIGQVTETTPFGRDPKREGYPIKLCELLATLEGTTYLERVSIYNPKNIINAKKAIKKAFQCQIDGKGFSLVEVISNCPVDWGMTPLDSIKWVEDTFIKSFTLGVVKDKIEV
- a CDS encoding 3-methyl-2-oxobutanoate dehydrogenase subunit VorB, with product MSKKLIKGNIALCEGAIAAGLHAYFGYPITPQNEIPAYLSRKMVELGRVFIQGESEIASANMVMGAVVTGKRAMTSSSSPGISLKQEAISYMAGMELPALIVNVQRGGPGLGNISGSQADYFQAVKGGGHGDYKLVVFAPNSAQEMYETAYDAFDLAEKYRIPVMILSDGIVGQMMEPVEFNRPDKKEFGEKSWALTGCAQREPRSVQSLLMKDGALENHNIKLQKKYAEISKNEVRCESYETGDAEVVVVAYGISSRIAKSAVKLARKEGVKAGLLRPQTLWPFPSQAIAKLADSKAKFLTVELSHGQMVEDVRLAVNGKTQVEFFGKAGGGIVNEKEILEKIKKMKLGS
- a CDS encoding 4Fe-4S dicluster domain-containing protein, which encodes MPKVEINNEKCKGCSLCINACPKQCLAFSKEFNKAGYHWATFEKQDACIGCGFCYLVCPDVCIEVYK
- a CDS encoding DUF4032 domain-containing protein translates to MRKNKKSVLVDFSSIEKNLEKLKIKNRGVSPIETDKIVGSLSRYNDFSENLIPNRDGDGLRYSNIKNGMLNGINFPPIQVYKVLDSYFIIDGHHRLMAATELFNAKYIDAEVLEVQFEFDISANKKYSYNTESAKKFLIKLEEHSFVEKTYMSNDILIHPLKVTEFGSYARLYSEIEDYKKNCSECELHRKPVIFASFGWYEKRFLPALEVMKKENVLAGFPHRTYTDLYVWISNHKYFLSQKAGYDVGFDFTAHDFFTKYKKAGFISMAPSKIKNFFKFIKKLAGKK
- a CDS encoding metallophosphoesterase family protein — its product is MKILAVADVEDISLEKRLESGGKKFEETDCIISCGDLPVKYLEFVTDSLNKSFFFVSGNHFVNQFYEDVFKSKKLVAKLYGGKGQKHKFGGIDMHARVEVFGDYILAGFGGAMRYNPGAFQFTESEMTRLVKKVIFKIRVLRFFDFLFLRKRKDIVVLSHAPVAGIHDKEDNCHKGFACFRDFIFKIKPVLWLHGHVHPEGQRKKPQQTYLIDTLVLNVIPSKIIEIGKKGKIFVRQIFNNG
- the tig gene encoding trigger factor translates to MSQESKKIDYKSSVVTKKSCSITIDVEVSADIAAKEIEAAYGLIQKQAKIDGFRHGKAPISVVKEKFSKEAKDRAVENVVKATVFDALTKENFTPIDFPVVDEFDYELGQVFKYRFSAECHPVVEIKDYKEIPVKKEIFKVTDKSLAQSLDALRDRNAKLVPSKTGVVKEDSFVSVDYDAFDKDGNAIPSINAKNHLLDLGSQDTVKGFQKALKGAKIGDEEDAKVEYPADYPNKTLAGKTVTFKTKVVEIKEKELPELNDDFAKDLGAENLEDLKKKVTEAVEAEEKRRQDIDVEKQVMDYLLSKNKFDVPKTLVDGQKQTLVERMAQYMKNQGAPQEYINKQAELGDKKFEEEAERTVRLSYILNAIYAKENLTVTDADFETAKQKMKDENPQRAAAVDKYFAEKKENIGISIKEEKLFKFLLDNAKIKEEVKDMPLKKD
- the lon gene encoding endopeptidase La, translating into MSELDRINSDKNEMPKIPDTLPLLPVREIILYPAMVLPLAVGRDKSVKALEEAMASNRLIFVVTQKNNQIEDPSPDDIYSIGTVCEVLQLLKMPDGTLKALVEGISRAQWTDFKLSDKGFIEVGVNVFDEKIEKTPEAEAIMRRAVSLFEQYVKLNPRMPMDVAVSVGNISDPARLADTIASHLSIKNNDKQIILELVSPVERLEKIVQILNAEIEILNIERRIQSRVRNQIEKTQKEYYLTEQMKAIQKELKQKDDAQKDLEELKEKLKNTKMPKPARDAAEKELSRLEKMMPMSPEATVIRTYLEWIIDLPWEKSTQDNLDLKRAKEILDQDHYGLEKVKDRILEYLAVLSRVNKIKGPILCFIGPPGVGKTSIAKSVARSLGRNFVRISMGGVRDEAEIRGHRRTYIGALPGKIIQSMKKAGSNNPVFILDEIDKMGSDWRGDPSSALLEVLDPEQNYAFGDHYLDVDFDLSKVMFITTANSLSNIPTTLLDRLELIRFSGYTDEEKRRIAEQFILPKQISEHGLTPEEIIIETGALDAVIKNYTREAGVRNLTREIANLCRKIAKDLAFDKSVKSITVTKENVNKYLGIAYFERERIAENDIGVVTGLAWTEVGGETLTIEVNKMKGKGSLSLTGKLGDVMKESAQAALTYVRSSAKKLGIDENVFKETDFHVHVPEGAVPKDGPSAGIALATALASVCMNKAVKKKLAMTGEVTLRGRVLPIGGLKEKVLAAYREGITTILFPEGNKKDLAEIPEDIKKKIEMIPVGHMDEVISLAVENSSAKNAPVKKSSLKSKLLKIKKNKKNGGSKK
- a CDS encoding pyridoxal-phosphate-dependent aminotransferase family protein, whose amino-acid sequence is MKKHYLLTPGPTPIPPEVALKEALPILHHRTGEFAAIYKDVAEGLKYVFQTKNEVYTVAGSGTATMEIAVVNLLSAGDEIIVAGCGNFGDRWAKIAQSYGVKVISASAPWGNVVKPAEIEKALKENPNVKAVYTTFTETSTGVVNDIKAIGDIVSKTNAVLVVDTISGLVGQEFRTDEWKVDVAVSGSQKGFMLAPGLAFITLSEKAWKLAETSKLPKFYFDIKKYKKSYATNETPFTPPVTLIVSLQESIRLIKERGIENLWNDYKLLAKAARAGMKALGLELYGEVPCEVVTSAQVPEAIGGKIVKTLREKYGVSIAGGQGDLKGKIIRFAHMGYIGKADLLVGFACLEMVLTELGLNVEKGKAVAAAETELLRG
- the serA gene encoding phosphoglycerate dehydrogenase, whose protein sequence is MYKILMTYDSMEGLDTLVANKEFKIEVHAKPSAEDFKKLIKDYDGLLIRSEVKVTAEIIEAAEKLKFIGRAGTGVDNVDKAAATQKGIVVANVPGGNTISVAEHTIGLILSMARSLPDAVASMKNKKWEKKKFMGNELFGKTLGLIGLGRIGTEVAKRLISFGMKVVAYDPFANADLAKSNGIELTSLDDVFAKADYLSIHSPLTDDTRGMINNANIAKMKDGVRIVNCARGAIINDKDLSEALKSGKVANAALDVFVKEPPEDWSLIETQNLLATPHLAASTEEAQVKIAQEMSEVIVDFFTKGLIRNAVNVPTVDWETYKKMKPYIELASKTGSFQGQIIEGAITEIQLGFYGSFSNYNTNSLTVAYLEGLLTPILDIKVNSVNAPSLAKERGIKIKEVIDHNIEDYAGILVAKIKTEKGENSFAATLFEDNNPRIVKINGLNVDVIPAGGKLLITNDDKPGVIGKVASLLGEEGVNIAGMNVGRKEVGGEALTIIAVDSKVSAQTLEKFAKIAGVKKAKFVSL